GGGCCCAGCCGCTCCCCGGCAAACAGGGCGTTCTCGATCGCCACTACCTGCTCCATCGGCAGATCTCCCGCCTTGCGCAACACCTGCATCGCGGCGGACACCGGCCGCAGCCCGACCAGTTCCAGGGCCTGATCGAACAGGCTGCGTAGCCGCTTGGTCTCAGCCTCGGCGTCGATCTCCTCCTGGCATGGCCAGAGTTCGGCGGGACCCTCCAGCTTGCCGATGTAGCAGGCGAACCAGTCTTCTGCGCCCCAGGGGCGGCCGTCGGCATGCAGCACTGGCCTTGCCCGCTGCACCCGATCGCGCAGCAACCGGTCCTTGATCGCGCCTCGCTCCTCTTGCGCCAGGCACTCGTTGAGCACCGCCAGCTGGATGAAGGTGCTGGGCTGGGGCTGCAACACCTTGCTGTTCTCCAGGTTGCCCCACTGGCCGCCGGCGACCCGTAGCGGCCAGGGGATCAACCCTGGGCAGGCCTTGGCCCAGTCCTGGGCGGTGGTGACGGACCAGTCATTGCTCTTGCGCCAGTTCCGCAGGAACTTGCCGAACTGCACTCGGGCCGCATCCAGCTTGTCCTGCAGGCTTTGCATGGGGTTACCGTTTGGGAACCCTTAAAGTATCCCGTGCTTCTTGCTAAGCACCAACCCCCAATGGTCGGCTTCGTGACAGGCTGTTACGGGCAATATGAGCTCGATCAGCGGTGACAGTTACGGGGGGGGCTGAGGCAAGCCGCACCGGCCTGATTAGCTGAGCCTCAGCACCCGCGCGGCTTCTTCGACACTCGTGGCAACGCCGCTGTAGCCACCAAAGCGTTCCACCAGCTCAAGGAATGAGCGCTGCTCCTCCCGCAGCCTTCCTTTCGGGGCCTTCACCTCGATGGCGCTGAACACGGCCAAGGTTTGGCCCAGGTGCTCCGGGCCAATCAGCACCTGGCGCAGGCCGATTAGATCGCTGCTGCCTTTGCACAACCCATAGGTCACCAGCCGGCCGCGTTCATCACGCAACGCACCGACGTTGTTGCGCCACAGCCGCACTGGACTTGAGCCCAGCTGCAGCCGAATCCGTTGCTGTAGCTCCTGCTCGCTCACGCCAGCAGGCTCCAATGTCCTCGCGTCTGGCGGCTGGCGATCACATGGCGTGCCCAGCCCTTGGGGTTCTTCATGCCGCGCTGGGTTCCTAGGGCCTCCAGCTCCGTGGCGGTTCGGGCTCGGCTCTGCTCCCGCTTCCGTTGGCGGCGCAGCTCCTGCTGGTTGATTTCCCGCAGCTCT
This genomic window from Cyanobium sp. Tous-M-B4 contains:
- a CDS encoding VRR-NUC domain-containing protein, producing MSEQELQQRIRLQLGSSPVRLWRNNVGALRDERGRLVTYGLCKGSSDLIGLRQVLIGPEHLGQTLAVFSAIEVKAPKGRLREEQRSFLELVERFGGYSGVATSVEEAARVLRLS